The Hymenobacter sp. DG01 genome has a segment encoding these proteins:
- a CDS encoding aldehyde dehydrogenase family protein → MKQALEEATATGTDVQEHDPHGIQQVLQELGIEAHSAAWSTGLQWGSPTSGNVRAIHSPTDGRLIGTVAMATPQDYDKVVEQAQQAFQTWRLVPAPKRGDIVRQIGNKLRENKEALGKLVSYEMGKILQEGLGEVQEMIDICDFAVGLSRQLTGYTMHSERPAHRMYEQYHPLGVVGIISAFNFPVAVWSWNAMLAAVCGDVCIWKPSEKTPLVAVAVQHILRDVLQENELPEGIFNLVIGDAEIGAAMAADGRVPLVSATGSTRMGKKVGEVVGGRLGRALLELGGNNAIILTEHADLDMAMRAVVFGAVGTAGQRCTTTRRLIIHDSIYEDVKARLLKIYPNLPIGHPLQEGNLVGPLIDKAAVESFSKALATVQQEGGTLLMGGEVLEGAGYETGTYVKPALVEARNEYHTVQEETFAPILYLIRYSGGVEEAITLQNGVRQGLSSSIFSLNMRETETYLSHAGSDCGIANVNIGTSGAEIGGAFGGEKETGGGRESGSDAWRIYMRRQTNTINYSTQLPLAQGIKFDV, encoded by the coding sequence ATGAAACAAGCCCTTGAAGAAGCTACCGCCACCGGTACCGATGTGCAGGAGCACGACCCCCACGGCATTCAGCAGGTACTGCAGGAACTGGGCATAGAGGCCCATAGCGCCGCCTGGAGCACCGGCCTGCAATGGGGTAGCCCCACCAGCGGCAACGTGCGTGCCATTCACTCGCCCACCGATGGCCGCCTGATTGGCACCGTAGCCATGGCTACCCCCCAGGATTACGACAAAGTAGTGGAGCAGGCCCAGCAGGCCTTCCAGACCTGGCGGCTGGTGCCAGCTCCCAAGCGCGGCGACATCGTGCGCCAGATTGGCAACAAGCTCCGCGAAAACAAGGAAGCCCTGGGTAAGCTGGTGAGCTACGAAATGGGCAAGATTTTGCAGGAAGGCCTCGGCGAAGTGCAGGAAATGATTGACATCTGCGACTTTGCGGTGGGCCTTTCGCGCCAGCTCACGGGCTACACCATGCACTCCGAGCGGCCCGCCCACCGCATGTATGAGCAGTACCACCCGCTGGGGGTAGTGGGCATTATTTCGGCTTTCAACTTCCCGGTGGCCGTGTGGAGCTGGAACGCCATGCTGGCTGCCGTCTGTGGCGACGTGTGCATCTGGAAACCCTCCGAGAAAACGCCGCTGGTAGCCGTGGCCGTGCAGCACATTCTGCGCGACGTGCTGCAAGAAAATGAGCTGCCGGAAGGCATCTTCAACCTCGTTATCGGGGATGCGGAAATTGGCGCGGCCATGGCCGCTGATGGCCGTGTGCCCCTGGTATCGGCTACGGGCAGCACCCGCATGGGCAAGAAAGTAGGCGAAGTCGTAGGCGGCCGCCTGGGTCGGGCCCTGCTGGAGCTGGGCGGCAATAACGCCATCATCCTGACTGAGCACGCCGACCTGGACATGGCCATGCGCGCCGTAGTGTTCGGGGCCGTGGGCACGGCCGGGCAGCGTTGTACCACCACCCGCCGCCTCATCATTCACGATTCGATTTACGAGGATGTGAAGGCTCGCCTGCTGAAAATCTACCCCAACCTGCCCATCGGCCACCCCCTGCAGGAAGGCAACCTGGTTGGTCCGCTGATTGACAAGGCCGCCGTGGAATCCTTCAGCAAAGCGCTGGCAACCGTGCAGCAGGAGGGAGGTACGCTGCTCATGGGGGGTGAAGTGCTGGAAGGTGCCGGCTACGAAACCGGTACCTACGTGAAGCCCGCCCTGGTAGAAGCCCGCAACGAGTACCACACGGTGCAGGAAGAAACCTTCGCGCCTATTCTTTACCTCATCCGGTACAGCGGTGGGGTTGAGGAAGCCATTACCCTGCAGAACGGAGTGCGGCAGGGCCTTTCCTCCAGCATCTTCTCCTTAAACATGCGCGAAACCGAAACCTACCTCAGCCACGCCGGCTCCGACTGCGGTATTGCCAACGTGAACATTGGCACGAGCGGTGCCGAAATCGGGGGGGCTTTCGGGGGCGAGAAGGAAACCGGCGGCGGCCGCGAGTCCGGCTCCGACGCCTGGCGGATTTACATGCGCCGCCAGACTAATACCATCAACTACAGCACCCAGCTGCCCCTGGCTCAGGGGATTAAGTTTGACGTGTAA
- a CDS encoding RNA polymerase sigma factor, giving the protein MEAFAYTDINAPLVERCRLGDRRAQAEIYKRYSKAMFNASLRITGDYAEAEDVLQESFLSAFRELHSYKGDSSFGSWLKRIVINKSINCLRNRRLQLVPLADQHDGAAPDTDDHGPDMEDLGWRADVVRRCVQELPDGYRVVLSLYLLEGYDHAEIAGILNITESTSKSQYSRARKKLLELARQHGL; this is encoded by the coding sequence ATGGAGGCATTTGCGTACACCGACATCAATGCCCCACTAGTGGAGCGCTGCCGCCTGGGCGACCGGCGGGCCCAGGCCGAAATATACAAGCGCTACTCCAAGGCCATGTTCAACGCCTCCCTGCGCATTACCGGCGACTATGCCGAGGCTGAGGACGTGCTGCAGGAGTCGTTTCTGAGCGCCTTCCGGGAGCTGCACAGCTATAAAGGCGACTCGTCTTTCGGCTCCTGGCTGAAGCGCATCGTCATCAACAAAAGCATTAACTGCCTGCGCAACCGGCGCCTGCAACTGGTGCCCCTGGCCGACCAGCACGACGGGGCCGCTCCTGACACGGACGACCACGGTCCCGACATGGAAGATCTGGGTTGGCGGGCCGATGTGGTGCGCCGCTGCGTACAGGAGCTGCCTGATGGCTACCGGGTAGTCCTCTCCCTTTACCTGCTGGAAGGCTACGACCACGCCGAAATTGCCGGTATTCTCAATATCACTGAATCCACTTCGAAGTCGCAGTACAGCCGTGCCCGCAAGAAGCTGTTGGAGCTGGCCCGCCAGCACGGTTTGTAA
- a CDS encoding Hsp20/alpha crystallin family protein: MATLLYNNLPALRPSRAFSSVLNEMLRDTLPSQTAPSQSFIPQADIVELEQGFELHLMLPGVAKENVKIDFHEGKLTVTGERKAPEATENGPKFRRVESGYGAFTRTFRLPDTVDVTAIDAQLQDGVLRLSLPFDSKKVTKHQIEVR; this comes from the coding sequence ATGGCAACTCTGCTGTATAACAACCTGCCTGCCCTGCGTCCTTCCCGCGCTTTCAGCTCGGTACTCAATGAAATGCTGCGCGACACGTTGCCCTCGCAAACCGCGCCTTCTCAGAGCTTCATTCCGCAAGCCGATATTGTGGAACTGGAGCAGGGCTTTGAACTGCACCTGATGCTGCCCGGTGTAGCTAAGGAAAACGTGAAGATTGACTTCCACGAGGGCAAACTCACGGTAACCGGTGAGCGCAAAGCGCCGGAAGCCACCGAGAACGGACCGAAGTTCCGGCGTGTGGAGTCGGGCTACGGGGCCTTTACCCGCACCTTCCGTCTGCCCGACACCGTGGACGTAACCGCCATTGATGCCCAGCTCCAGGACGGGGTGCTCCGCCTGTCGCTGCCCTTCGACAGCAAGAAGGTAACCAAGCATCAGATTGAAGTGCGCTAA
- a CDS encoding DUF4442 domain-containing protein — MSQALAPTTSSAAARMEKFRRDISNPLKLRLFMLRRLPMAYLAGLRVAALRPEAATVTVRYKYLTQNPFRSIYFACLSMAAEMASGLLAMMHVQSGPPVSMLVVGLEAEFTKKAVGLIRFTSEDGAAIGQAIAESRATGEGRTVVCTSTGLDEAGDVVATFRITWSFRAKKE, encoded by the coding sequence ATGAGCCAGGCCCTTGCCCCCACCACTTCTTCGGCGGCCGCCCGCATGGAGAAATTCCGCCGCGACATCAGTAATCCGCTGAAGCTGCGGCTGTTCATGCTGCGGCGCCTGCCAATGGCCTACCTAGCCGGGTTGCGCGTAGCCGCCCTCAGGCCCGAAGCGGCTACCGTAACTGTGCGCTACAAATACCTGACGCAAAACCCTTTCCGTAGCATCTACTTTGCCTGCCTAAGCATGGCGGCCGAAATGGCCAGCGGCCTGCTGGCCATGATGCACGTACAAAGCGGCCCGCCGGTGTCCATGCTGGTGGTGGGGCTGGAAGCGGAGTTTACCAAGAAAGCAGTTGGGCTTATCCGCTTCACCAGCGAAGATGGCGCCGCCATTGGCCAGGCCATAGCCGAAAGCCGCGCCACCGGGGAGGGCCGCACGGTGGTTTGCACCAGCACCGGCCTCGACGAGGCCGGCGACGTAGTAGCTACCTTCCGCATCACCTGGTCGTTTAGGGCTAAAAAGGAGTGA
- a CDS encoding PPC domain-containing DNA-binding protein — protein sequence MRTFSLVAILTFSAVAAAAQSLPAVMPAAAPGLAPSSSLRTYALRLKPGQDLRRELQAFAEQHQLRAAAVLTCVGSLTTAILRLANQPGPTQYQGHFEIVSLVGILSINGSHLHLSIADSTGRTLGGHLVEGNLVYTTAELVIGEMPELDFRREPDATYGYQELVVYPAERKKSKSLKNLKRKKD from the coding sequence ATGCGTACCTTTTCCCTGGTGGCTATACTGACTTTTTCGGCCGTAGCCGCCGCTGCCCAATCCTTGCCTGCTGTTATGCCCGCTGCTGCTCCTGGCCTTGCACCTTCGTCCTCGCTGCGCACCTATGCCCTGCGCCTGAAACCCGGCCAGGATCTGCGCCGGGAACTACAGGCCTTTGCCGAGCAGCACCAGCTGCGGGCGGCGGCCGTGCTTACCTGCGTAGGCAGCCTGACTACGGCCATCCTGCGCCTGGCCAACCAGCCGGGGCCCACCCAGTATCAGGGGCACTTCGAAATTGTATCCCTGGTGGGTATCCTGTCCATCAACGGCAGCCACTTGCACCTGTCCATAGCCGATTCCACGGGGCGCACCCTAGGCGGGCATCTGGTGGAAGGCAACCTGGTTTATACTACGGCCGAGCTGGTAATTGGAGAAATGCCGGAGCTGGATTTCCGGCGCGAGCCCGATGCTACGTATGGCTACCAGGAACTGGTAGTTTATCCTGCGGAGCGTAAAAAATCTAAGTCATTAAAAAATCTCAAGCGCAAAAAAGACTAG
- a CDS encoding RidA family protein, with the protein MASNATSAAHNSSRAPEPVGLYPHARRAGNLLFLSGVGPRQRGQQQVPGVVLNDDGSIRHYDFESQCHAVFQNVRYILEEAGARWEDLVDVTVFLTNMQADFPTYNRLYAEYFQTSQPCRTTVEVNCLPTPIAIELKCIAVVAG; encoded by the coding sequence ATGGCCTCTAACGCAACTTCCGCCGCCCATAATTCCTCACGCGCCCCCGAGCCGGTGGGCCTGTATCCGCACGCCCGGCGCGCGGGCAACCTGCTGTTTCTGTCGGGGGTAGGGCCCCGGCAGCGGGGGCAGCAGCAGGTGCCGGGGGTAGTGCTGAACGACGACGGCAGCATTCGGCACTACGATTTTGAAAGCCAGTGCCATGCTGTTTTCCAGAACGTGCGCTACATTCTGGAAGAAGCCGGAGCCCGCTGGGAAGACCTCGTGGACGTGACCGTGTTCCTGACCAACATGCAGGCCGACTTCCCGACCTATAACCGCCTCTACGCCGAGTATTTCCAGACGAGCCAGCCCTGCCGCACTACGGTGGAAGTGAACTGCCTGCCCACCCCCATAGCCATTGAGCTGAAGTGCATTGCCGTGGTAGCAGGCTAG
- the deoC gene encoding deoxyribose-phosphate aldolase — translation MSQKLAAAIDHTLLKPDATPDQITQLCQEAAAHRFASVCVPPCYVRFAAEQLQNTGVPVCTVIGFPLGYALAKVKFFEAHQALADGATELDMVINIGALKAGRLEEVEEEIGQLAELCHLRGAILKVIIETALLEEAEIITACQLCVEAGADFVKTSTGFANRGASVADIMLMRRSLPGGVRIKASGGIRTRTAALALLAAGADRIGSSNSLALLEEPSHETSAT, via the coding sequence ATGTCGCAAAAGCTCGCCGCCGCCATCGACCATACCTTGCTGAAGCCGGACGCCACCCCGGATCAGATAACCCAGCTCTGCCAGGAGGCTGCGGCCCACCGCTTCGCCAGCGTGTGCGTGCCGCCCTGCTACGTGCGCTTTGCCGCTGAGCAGCTCCAGAACACCGGAGTGCCCGTATGCACGGTTATTGGGTTTCCGCTGGGCTATGCGCTGGCCAAAGTGAAGTTCTTCGAGGCTCACCAGGCGCTGGCCGATGGGGCCACGGAGCTCGACATGGTGATTAACATAGGGGCACTGAAAGCGGGGCGGTTGGAAGAAGTGGAAGAGGAAATAGGGCAGCTGGCGGAGCTGTGTCACCTGCGCGGCGCTATTCTTAAAGTCATCATTGAAACGGCCCTGCTTGAGGAGGCAGAAATAATTACGGCCTGCCAGCTATGCGTAGAGGCCGGGGCTGACTTCGTGAAAACATCCACCGGCTTTGCCAACCGGGGCGCTTCCGTGGCCGATATTATGCTCATGCGCCGGTCGTTGCCGGGCGGGGTGCGTATCAAGGCGTCGGGTGGCATCCGGACCCGCACGGCCGCGCTGGCCCTGCTGGCGGCCGGCGCCGACCGAATCGGCTCCTCCAATAGTCTGGCTTTGCTGGAAGAACCCTCCCATGAAACATCTGCTACGTAA
- a CDS encoding M20 family metallopeptidase, whose product MQHLLPRIKTLAAETAADTVALREHLHAHPELSFQEHNTVAFVTEQLRQLGLQPQPIAGTGVVALIEGRNPGSRTVALRADMDALPITEQNDVPYKSRNPGVMHACGHDVHTASLLGAARILTQLRDEFEGTVKLMFQPGEELLPGGASLMIKEGVLENPRPTSVLGQHVFPRLPAGKVGLRAGRYMASTDELYLTVRGQGGHGAMPEQNIDPVVVAAHIIVAAQQIVSRRANPKLPSVLSFGKVIAQGATNVIPNEVYIEGTFRTLNEEWRNEAHQHLRRLCEGLAESMGATCELEIRRGYPYLENEPALTARAEQAAVEYLGRENVVELDQWMAAEDFAYFSQAASACFYRLGTAAADGSGRHTSSVHTPTFDIDPRALETGPGLMAWLTLRELAEK is encoded by the coding sequence ATGCAACATCTACTGCCCCGCATTAAAACCCTGGCGGCCGAAACGGCGGCCGATACCGTAGCCCTGCGTGAGCATCTGCACGCCCACCCAGAGCTGTCGTTTCAGGAACATAACACCGTGGCTTTCGTGACGGAGCAGTTGCGGCAGTTGGGCCTGCAGCCTCAGCCCATTGCCGGCACGGGGGTAGTGGCCCTCATTGAGGGGCGCAACCCCGGCTCCCGCACCGTGGCTCTGCGCGCCGACATGGACGCCCTACCCATTACGGAGCAAAACGACGTGCCTTACAAATCCCGGAACCCCGGCGTGATGCACGCCTGCGGCCACGATGTGCACACGGCCTCCCTGCTGGGCGCGGCCCGCATCCTGACCCAGCTGCGCGACGAGTTTGAAGGCACCGTGAAGCTGATGTTCCAGCCTGGTGAGGAGCTGCTGCCCGGGGGCGCTTCTCTTATGATTAAGGAAGGAGTGCTGGAAAATCCACGGCCGACCAGCGTGCTGGGCCAGCACGTATTTCCGCGCCTGCCCGCCGGCAAAGTAGGCTTGCGGGCCGGCCGCTATATGGCTAGCACCGATGAGCTCTACCTGACTGTGCGCGGCCAGGGCGGCCACGGTGCCATGCCCGAGCAGAACATTGATCCGGTAGTAGTAGCCGCGCATATTATCGTGGCGGCCCAGCAGATTGTCAGCCGCCGCGCCAACCCCAAGCTGCCCTCCGTGCTGTCGTTTGGGAAGGTAATTGCCCAGGGTGCCACCAACGTTATTCCCAACGAAGTCTATATCGAAGGCACGTTCCGGACCCTGAACGAGGAGTGGCGCAACGAGGCTCACCAGCACCTGCGCCGCCTCTGCGAGGGCCTGGCCGAAAGCATGGGTGCTACCTGCGAGCTGGAAATCCGCCGGGGCTACCCCTACCTCGAGAACGAACCCGCCCTGACGGCCCGCGCTGAACAAGCCGCTGTAGAATATCTGGGTCGTGAAAATGTGGTCGAGCTGGATCAGTGGATGGCCGCCGAGGACTTTGCCTACTTCAGCCAGGCCGCCAGCGCCTGCTTCTACCGCCTGGGCACGGCCGCCGCCGACGGCAGCGGCCGCCACACCTCCTCCGTGCATACTCCCACTTTCGATATTGACCCCCGGGCCCTGGAAACCGGCCCCGGCCTGATGGCCTGGCTGACGCTACGGGAGCTGGCCGAAAAGTAG
- a CDS encoding DNA integrity scanning protein DisA nucleotide-binding domain protein, translated as MLSPLPLVSAPPVAFGTPLPLPASYSIWPYQARFRQAAQAVAEGIFEALDEDLAPYVLLLALPVDSDQLEEAVPVCLEPADCGLDTVAFTEAQARGRYYQYLHPWNSPERELMSEEMIERKKTAVALRQAVQEVLDEVATGSRHTYFAGAPVAIQHHSVVPVLRLNRKAMQAYPTLQKNRYYTDGRPLSHSLLMSAVLRFHEECLKSLTEPEPGSGLLVRPRDTDEIIRAAGKLFMDTPAQDLGANPSAAKLFATCNTISSLRYEGAEGVGKVLLARRGHPNLTEIFALTCPTPLTDYRAVRKLLEMTTPEVSLLADGENVYALGKQVGSYDASREDLFIINFVNHYAWEFQHGGQVLMRAHYGLPSLPRTRLHRARFRRDLKHTFQLTDAAKIERLWEVVVEASRQKHGTLLVITTEALAEADRLKLQCTLIEPVPLTPLITRLVTAIDGAVLLDPEGYCYSIGVILDGKASGHGTSTRGARYNSAIRYVESSPYPCLAIVVSEDGLVDVITKESLREE; from the coding sequence ATGCTTTCTCCCCTGCCGCTCGTTTCTGCCCCGCCCGTTGCCTTTGGCACGCCCCTGCCCCTGCCCGCCAGCTACTCCATTTGGCCTTATCAGGCCCGCTTCCGGCAGGCAGCGCAAGCCGTAGCCGAAGGCATTTTCGAGGCCCTCGACGAAGACCTGGCCCCTTACGTGCTGCTGTTGGCGCTGCCCGTCGATTCGGATCAGCTGGAAGAGGCCGTGCCCGTGTGCCTGGAGCCCGCCGACTGTGGCCTCGACACCGTGGCCTTCACCGAGGCTCAGGCCCGCGGCCGTTACTACCAGTATCTGCACCCCTGGAACTCGCCCGAGCGGGAACTGATGAGTGAGGAAATGATTGAGCGCAAGAAAACGGCCGTAGCGCTACGCCAGGCCGTGCAGGAAGTCCTCGATGAGGTAGCCACCGGCTCGCGCCACACGTACTTCGCGGGCGCCCCAGTGGCCATTCAGCATCACTCGGTAGTACCGGTACTGCGCCTCAACCGCAAGGCCATGCAGGCCTACCCTACCCTCCAGAAAAACCGCTACTACACCGATGGCCGCCCCTTGTCGCACTCCCTGCTGATGTCGGCGGTGCTGCGCTTTCACGAGGAGTGCCTGAAGTCGCTCACGGAGCCGGAGCCCGGCTCGGGGCTACTGGTGCGCCCCCGCGACACCGACGAGATTATTCGGGCGGCCGGCAAGCTGTTCATGGATACGCCCGCGCAGGACTTGGGCGCTAATCCCTCCGCCGCCAAGCTGTTTGCTACCTGCAACACTATTTCTTCCCTGCGATATGAGGGCGCCGAGGGGGTAGGCAAGGTGTTGCTGGCCCGCCGCGGCCACCCCAACCTCACGGAAATATTTGCCCTCACCTGCCCTACCCCCCTCACCGACTACCGGGCCGTGCGCAAGCTGCTGGAAATGACGACCCCCGAGGTTAGCCTGCTGGCCGATGGGGAAAACGTGTATGCCCTGGGCAAACAGGTAGGCTCCTACGATGCCAGCCGCGAAGACCTGTTCATCATCAACTTCGTGAATCACTACGCCTGGGAGTTTCAGCACGGCGGCCAGGTGCTGATGCGCGCCCACTACGGCCTGCCCAGCCTACCGCGTACCCGCCTGCACCGGGCCCGCTTTCGCCGCGACCTAAAGCACACGTTTCAGCTGACCGATGCCGCGAAAATTGAGCGTTTATGGGAGGTGGTAGTGGAGGCCAGCCGCCAGAAGCATGGTACGCTGCTGGTTATCACCACCGAAGCCCTGGCCGAAGCCGACCGCCTCAAGCTGCAATGCACGCTCATCGAGCCGGTACCCCTCACCCCACTTATCACCCGCCTGGTTACGGCCATCGACGGGGCCGTGCTGCTGGATCCGGAAGGCTACTGCTACTCCATCGGGGTGATTCTCGACGGCAAAGCTTCCGGGCACGGCACTAGCACCCGCGGCGCCCGCTACAACTCGGCCATCCGTTACGTAGAAAGCTCGCCCTACCCCTGCCTGGCCATCGTAGTCAGCGAAGACGGCCTGGTAGATGTCATTACCAAGGAAAGCTTGAGGGAGGAGTGA
- a CDS encoding Do family serine endopeptidase, translating into MQAKQMMLGLLGSAILGGGVAVGGYKLLEPERGLAPQTVAADPNVRYTSELRNSTYTVPEGLNFTAAAASVTPAVVHVMTEYAPKSSQGGDLSRMDPFLRQFFGEEFDQYQGRGRQQGPQQGSGSGVIIAANGYIVTNNHVIEKADKIEVVMDDKRKFQAELVGADPTTDLALLKVKADNLPFVRYGNSDNVKVGEWVLAVGNPFNLNSTVTAGIISAKGRNINILRREDNMGIESFLQTDAVVNPGNSGGALVNLNGDLIGINSAIASHTGSFEGYSFAVPSSIVSKVVDDLLKYKTVQRALLGVQIREVDAALASEKKLPTLNGVYVMGFNKTSSAADAGLQEGDIITEINGVKVNTSSQLQEQVARFRPGDKIKVTYLRGNSSRVATATLRNATGTTDIVRDEVASTLKYEGATLAPVSRQEQSKLGIEGGAKINGIKGSNFRETGIADGFIITRIDKNKVTKPQDVQRYLEAAKETDGALVEGVYPDGRKAYYPIGQAQ; encoded by the coding sequence ATGCAAGCAAAACAAATGATGCTCGGTCTGCTCGGTTCCGCCATTCTGGGTGGAGGCGTGGCCGTGGGTGGGTACAAGCTGCTGGAACCGGAGCGCGGCCTTGCGCCCCAAACCGTAGCTGCCGACCCGAACGTTCGGTACACCAGTGAGTTGCGCAATAGCACTTACACCGTGCCCGAAGGGTTAAATTTTACGGCTGCCGCTGCTTCCGTAACCCCGGCCGTGGTGCACGTCATGACGGAGTATGCTCCCAAGTCCAGCCAGGGCGGCGACCTTTCACGCATGGACCCCTTCCTGCGCCAGTTTTTCGGGGAGGAGTTTGATCAGTACCAGGGCCGCGGCCGTCAGCAAGGACCCCAGCAGGGTTCGGGCTCGGGCGTTATTATCGCCGCCAACGGCTACATCGTGACCAATAACCACGTCATTGAGAAGGCCGACAAGATTGAGGTGGTGATGGACGACAAGCGTAAGTTTCAGGCGGAGCTGGTGGGCGCCGACCCCACCACCGACCTGGCCTTGCTGAAAGTGAAGGCCGATAACCTGCCCTTCGTGCGCTATGGCAACTCCGATAACGTGAAAGTAGGGGAGTGGGTACTGGCCGTGGGCAACCCCTTCAACCTGAACTCGACCGTTACGGCTGGTATCATCTCGGCCAAGGGCCGCAACATCAATATTCTGCGTCGCGAGGACAACATGGGCATCGAGTCGTTTTTGCAGACGGATGCTGTGGTGAACCCCGGCAATTCGGGCGGGGCCCTGGTGAACCTGAACGGTGACCTGATCGGCATTAACTCGGCCATTGCCTCGCACACGGGCTCGTTTGAGGGCTACTCGTTTGCCGTACCCAGCTCCATCGTGAGCAAGGTGGTGGACGACCTGCTGAAATACAAAACCGTGCAGCGTGCCCTGCTGGGCGTGCAAATCCGGGAGGTAGATGCTGCCCTGGCCTCGGAGAAAAAGCTGCCTACCCTGAACGGCGTGTACGTGATGGGCTTTAACAAGACCAGCTCGGCCGCCGATGCTGGCCTGCAGGAAGGCGACATCATCACGGAAATTAACGGCGTGAAGGTGAACACCTCCTCGCAGCTGCAGGAGCAGGTAGCCCGCTTCCGCCCCGGCGACAAAATCAAAGTAACCTACCTGCGCGGCAACAGCTCGCGCGTGGCTACGGCTACTTTGCGCAACGCCACCGGCACTACCGACATCGTTCGGGATGAAGTAGCTTCGACCCTGAAGTACGAAGGCGCCACCCTGGCACCGGTAAGCCGCCAGGAGCAGAGCAAGCTGGGTATTGAAGGCGGGGCCAAGATCAACGGCATCAAAGGCTCCAACTTCCGCGAAACCGGCATTGCCGACGGTTTCATCATCACCCGCATCGATAAGAACAAGGTGACCAAGCCCCAGGACGTGCAGCGCTACCTCGAAGCCGCCAAAGAAACTGATGGCGCCCTGGTAGAAGGTGTATATCCCGATGGCCGCAAAGCCTATTACCCCATCGGCCAGGCCCAGTAA
- a CDS encoding energy transducer TonB — translation MKHAFRLFLLSGLLAAAAPALAQQKLKYPKQPAASAIYDAVAQPAVPVGGLEAYAQYLADQQQYPTAALQAGAQGTVTVTFVVEKTGSISNVAVTQPVNPALDAEAIRLIKGGPRWTPAQHRGGIVRQRVSVPISFQIPGEAGGTGTAAGATPTGTAPTTQLVKPDSPARPVGGTDAFFEWIQQNQKYPALARQRKMQGRVMMEFVVDKDGSLTDIKPIKRLGSGLDEEAIRLIKAAPKWQPATYQGQPMRQKMVLPVVFTL, via the coding sequence ATGAAACACGCTTTCCGCCTCTTCCTGCTGTCCGGCCTGCTAGCCGCTGCCGCCCCGGCCTTGGCCCAGCAGAAGCTGAAATACCCCAAGCAGCCTGCTGCCTCCGCAATCTATGATGCCGTGGCGCAGCCGGCCGTTCCGGTAGGTGGCCTGGAGGCCTATGCCCAGTATCTTGCCGATCAGCAGCAGTACCCCACCGCGGCCCTGCAGGCGGGGGCGCAGGGCACGGTTACGGTTACGTTTGTGGTGGAAAAAACCGGCTCCATTTCCAATGTGGCCGTAACGCAGCCCGTCAACCCGGCCCTGGATGCCGAGGCCATCCGGCTGATTAAAGGCGGCCCGCGCTGGACGCCCGCCCAGCACCGCGGCGGCATCGTGCGCCAGCGGGTTTCGGTGCCCATCAGCTTCCAGATTCCGGGCGAAGCGGGCGGCACCGGCACGGCGGCCGGCGCTACGCCAACGGGCACTGCCCCCACTACCCAGCTGGTAAAGCCCGATTCGCCGGCCCGGCCTGTGGGCGGCACGGACGCTTTTTTCGAGTGGATTCAGCAAAACCAGAAGTACCCCGCCCTGGCCCGGCAGCGCAAGATGCAGGGCCGCGTAATGATGGAGTTTGTAGTGGACAAAGACGGCTCCCTCACCGACATCAAACCCATCAAGCGCCTGGGCTCGGGCCTCGATGAGGAAGCCATCCGGCTGATTAAGGCCGCCCCCAAGTGGCAGCCGGCCACCTACCAGGGCCAGCCCATGCGCCAGAAAATGGTGCTGCCCGTGGTATTCACGCTTTAG
- a CDS encoding sporulation protein has translation MKHLLRNVPLLSTLFVLGACASSGPAAPAASTATPDTTRRTPAAATPTEDLSRYRPVFAAPKAPAAAPATPARPVTPTNHVNPQIEQRLRDQAFTNQNVKYAQGYRILAYVGLEKEQAMAVRRAVISRYPEETDYLTYKQPIFRLWIGDYLTRLEAEQALLRIRPLAPKAELESAQVIINKTTF, from the coding sequence ATGAAACATCTGCTACGTAACGTGCCGCTGCTGTCCACTTTGTTTGTACTGGGCGCCTGTGCCTCGTCGGGTCCGGCCGCGCCTGCCGCTTCCACGGCTACCCCTGATACCACGCGGCGGACTCCTGCGGCTGCTACCCCCACCGAGGATCTGAGCCGGTACCGGCCGGTGTTTGCCGCGCCCAAAGCGCCAGCCGCTGCGCCTGCTACCCCTGCCCGTCCGGTTACCCCCACCAACCACGTCAACCCCCAGATTGAGCAGCGCCTCCGCGACCAGGCCTTCACTAACCAGAACGTGAAGTACGCCCAGGGCTACCGCATTCTGGCCTACGTAGGTCTGGAAAAGGAGCAAGCTATGGCAGTGCGCCGCGCCGTCATCAGCCGCTACCCCGAGGAAACCGACTACCTTACCTACAAGCAGCCCATCTTCCGGCTCTGGATTGGCGACTACCTCACCCGCCTAGAAGCAGAGCAGGCCCTGCTGCGCATCCGGCCCCTGGCCCCAAAGGCCGAGCTGGAATCGGCGCAGGTGATTATCAACAAAACCACTTTCTAA